GGACGGCACGGCCACGGCTGACCCGTCGCTGAATCAGTTCCCGGACGACGAGGCGGTCGTAAACGAGCCACGGGCGTACGTGGATGAACGTGTCGTCCTCGGTGGCCGCGTCGTCGACACCGATCCCGTCGTCGTCGAGATCTCCCACACCGGAGACTCGAGGACGGTCACGCTCGAGGACGTGGACGCGACTGTCCAGAACGCAGACCGTGCTCTCAAGAGAGGCGACGAGGTCTCCGCTTTCGGCACGCTCGAGAACCCGTCGACACTCGCGACCGAACGCACGATCGTGAGGGAGTCGTGGGAACTCCAGTACATGTACGTCGTCTCGCTTCTCGGTGGGCTCTGGGTGCTCGGACGATTCGTCCGAGGCTGGCGGTTCGACCGCGAACAGCTCGCGTTCGTCCCGCGTGAGCGGCCGCGGCCGCTCCGAAACCGCTTCCAGCCACGGCCGAGCGAGACGTCACACACCGAAACCGCCACAGGCGAAGCCGGACGTACTCGAGTGACGACTGGAGGCGATTCGGATGCCTGATCTCCTCACCCACGTCCTGATCGGGTACGTCGTCGGAACGCTGCTCGCGTTTCGATACGAGTGGATGCGACCAGCACACGTCACGCTCGTGATGATCGGCGCGCTCTCGCCGGATTTCGTGAAAGTGAAGCTGCTCGTCCCGGATTCGATCGTCGCGACAGCGACCGGCGTTCCGTTTTCGTGGTCGCCGTTGCACACGCTCGGTGGGTCGGCGGTCGTGATTCTTCTCGGGTCGCTCCTGGTCTCACCCGAGAATCGGATGCGGGCGATCGGCCTGTTCGGGATCGGGGCGCTTACCCATCACGCCCTCGATTTCAATCTGCTCACGCCGACAGGCTACGCGTATCCTGTGCTCTGGCCGCTCGTCCAGTCGCATCTGCCGGCACCGAACCTCTACCTCAGCAGCGATCGATGGCCCGCACTCGTTGCCGGTCTCGCCGCCGCACTCGTCTGGGTGGTCAGTCAACGACGAGCGGCTGCAAGACAGCGGTGAGAGCCCACCTCGAGAACACCGACACGTCTCAAGAACGGTGCTCTCGATGCACTACGACTCACGTTCAGAAGAAAAGAAGATGGAACAGCGGAGAGAATACTTGGACGACCGCTGACGTAGTCAGGACTCGATATACTCTATCGTATCCCAGATGCTGAGTACCCGAATTCGACCCTCATAGTACGTATTGTCGATCACACCGGAAATCGACCGTTCGGCGTTCCGGTCGTCGATCAAGATCCCAACGGAATCATGCGCTGTCGAACCAAGAAGCATTACTGCAGCCGCTGGAAGTTCTGAATCAGTCTTCCGCAACGTGTCTGGGTCGGTCTGCTCGAACTTCGCCAGTCGCTCATGGACCCGATCCATAATCTCGCCAGCACGCGGCCCATCGTGTACCCGGACCCCTGGCTGCACGGTGTCGATAAGATTAATCCACGCTGTTGTGTCTGCCCGGTCGACCCAGTCGATACTGATGTACCCCCGTTGCTCCGCGAGTTCATCTACGACACCCGGTGTTAAGTACAGGC
Above is a genomic segment from Natribaculum luteum containing:
- a CDS encoding metal-dependent hydrolase, with the translated sequence MPDLLTHVLIGYVVGTLLAFRYEWMRPAHVTLVMIGALSPDFVKVKLLVPDSIVATATGVPFSWSPLHTLGGSAVVILLGSLLVSPENRMRAIGLFGIGALTHHALDFNLLTPTGYAYPVLWPLVQSHLPAPNLYLSSDRWPALVAGLAAALVWVVSQRRAAARQR